A section of the Solitalea canadensis DSM 3403 genome encodes:
- a CDS encoding ComEC/Rec2 family competence protein: MSSLRLQTRQLTFLRILFPFLAGVTVSLFSSLSISFNVLLLLIALVVLGFITFNNKQINQTTWKKYKGKLINVSFFIVGLVGTGLHNELMSSEHFTKKTATSFVIYVNDVPIRKGKQVKFNAKVVKVNKKERLSDCSGNLLVTLETTDSVGYGTYLLIPSKYKLMDPPQNPYEFDYKQYLGFKNIHYQTYLKKSEFRIIPVEPKHNLTYYALKLREKCVQRFNKYITERENAGIVSAFLLGYRADLSPDIVNAFTNTGTVHILSVSGLHVGIIYIVINYLLGFLDKVKGGRYIKVLLTLLLTWFYASITGFSPAVCRAAFMISIIATAQGFNRYTNIYNSIAVSLFFLLLFNPYLLVDVGFQLSYLAVLGIIYFQPKIYRWIKLDNWLLNQLWLMSSVSIAAQLVTFPLSVYYFHQFPNYFLVANILIIPLASIILYGGILLLLVSPVSILGSGVGWALSNVISLMNLILYKLSHLPFAIFQNLMIDEFQLTIMVVAIVILGYLMISRKTLLKLSFLACMTALCCSFAFKSYHSSKQKEMIVFALKSTTAMGFTDGQTLYLYADSVLPEKQFNFSIQPYILHLGIKSVQYLQKKSENVHLLKQYNFIQFYNLRIGVIDSKFRPYEVNKKLKVDYLLISGKHKVDPKQLLQLFDTKCIVIDNSVPEYRATQIQEQCKILGKDIVNIHQSQALRISI, translated from the coding sequence ATGAGCAGTTTACGTCTCCAAACCCGACAGCTAACTTTTTTAAGAATACTATTCCCATTTTTAGCAGGAGTCACAGTAAGTCTATTTAGCTCACTATCGATATCTTTTAATGTACTGCTATTATTAATAGCCTTGGTTGTTTTGGGTTTTATCACATTTAATAACAAGCAGATCAATCAAACAACCTGGAAGAAATATAAAGGAAAACTGATAAACGTATCCTTTTTTATTGTTGGTTTGGTGGGAACTGGATTGCATAATGAACTGATGAGTTCGGAGCATTTTACCAAGAAAACTGCCACCTCATTTGTAATTTATGTAAATGATGTCCCAATACGAAAAGGGAAGCAGGTGAAATTTAATGCAAAAGTAGTTAAGGTAAATAAGAAGGAAAGGCTGTCAGATTGTTCTGGCAATTTGCTGGTAACTTTAGAAACAACTGATTCTGTTGGCTACGGTACCTATTTGTTAATCCCTTCCAAATATAAATTAATGGATCCTCCCCAAAATCCATATGAATTTGACTACAAACAATACCTGGGTTTTAAAAACATTCATTACCAAACTTATTTAAAGAAAAGTGAGTTCAGGATTATTCCGGTAGAACCCAAACACAACTTAACCTATTATGCCTTAAAGCTTCGCGAAAAATGTGTACAACGATTTAATAAATACATTACTGAAAGGGAAAATGCTGGAATTGTTTCCGCATTTTTATTGGGTTACAGAGCCGATTTAAGTCCCGATATTGTAAATGCCTTTACCAATACAGGCACAGTTCACATTCTATCAGTATCCGGATTACATGTTGGCATTATCTACATAGTAATTAATTACTTGCTTGGTTTTTTGGATAAAGTCAAAGGAGGTAGGTATATAAAAGTTCTTTTAACACTGCTACTTACCTGGTTTTATGCATCAATAACCGGGTTTTCTCCGGCAGTTTGTCGGGCAGCATTTATGATCAGTATCATTGCAACAGCTCAGGGATTTAACAGGTATACCAATATTTATAATTCAATAGCAGTTTCATTATTCTTTTTGCTGTTATTCAATCCTTATTTATTGGTTGATGTGGGTTTTCAGTTATCGTACTTAGCTGTTTTGGGCATTATCTATTTTCAACCCAAGATTTATCGATGGATAAAACTTGACAATTGGCTGCTGAATCAACTATGGTTAATGTCGAGTGTTTCCATTGCTGCTCAATTGGTTACATTTCCATTGTCAGTTTACTATTTTCATCAATTCCCTAATTATTTTCTGGTTGCTAATATTTTAATAATTCCTCTGGCAAGTATTATTCTTTATGGTGGAATTTTATTATTGCTCGTTTCACCCGTTTCAATTTTGGGGTCGGGAGTAGGGTGGGCTCTTTCAAATGTGATTTCACTAATGAATCTCATACTATATAAATTGAGTCATTTACCCTTTGCTATTTTTCAAAACTTAATGATTGATGAGTTTCAGCTGACCATTATGGTCGTAGCTATAGTCATTTTAGGTTATTTAATGATTTCAAGAAAAACGCTATTGAAACTTTCTTTTTTAGCTTGTATGACTGCGTTATGTTGTTCGTTTGCGTTTAAAAGCTACCATTCATCAAAACAAAAAGAAATGATCGTTTTTGCGTTAAAGAGTACAACGGCAATGGGATTTACGGATGGTCAAACATTATATCTTTATGCCGACAGCGTTTTACCCGAAAAACAGTTCAACTTTTCAATTCAACCGTACATTTTACATTTAGGAATAAAATCGGTTCAGTATCTCCAAAAGAAGAGCGAGAATGTTCATTTATTAAAGCAATATAATTTCATTCAATTTTATAATTTGCGTATCGGAGTAATTGATTCTAAATTTCGACCTTATGAAGTAAACAAGAAATTAAAAGTCGATTACCTGTTAATATCCGGTAAACATAAAGTTGATCCTAAACAGCTATTGCAACTGTTTGATACAAAATGTATTGTGATCGATAATTCGGTTCCGGAATACAGGGCTACTCAGATTCAGGAACAATGTAAAATACTGGGTAAGGATATAGTTAATATACATCAATCTCAAGCATTAAGAATTTCTATTTAA
- the dacB gene encoding D-alanyl-D-alanine carboxypeptidase/D-alanyl-D-alanine endopeptidase, with product MKKICILLLFLPSYFQSTAQTIRQKVDNSLSAFMKDEQLKYASVGITVLNAKTSEVVYSRNPDMGLAPASTLKTITSVTALSLLGEDFRYKTQIGYSGTIDHNGTLNGDLIIKGGGDPTLASWRYEDTKEDVIISIIVTAVKQAGIKRINGRLVADDSLFPSQTLPDGWIWQDIGNYYGAGASGLSWRENQYDLVLKPGISVGSDAQLISSKPKMDYLKFKNELKTGSKGIGDDAYVFLPPYCDFGYLRGEIGIDEKGLTISGSLPDPAYECAYRIKAALEQNALDFKIDITTARRLKIEEKSVPAISKVLTEIQSPSLGKIIYWFDRKSVNLYGEHLVKTIAMMQGKEASTTNGISVEQDFWTKQGIDKNALNIVDGSGLSPGNRITTSVMTKVLQYAYRQPWFNTFNTSLPDINGLKMKDGYINGVRSYAGYVNSKDGNTYIFSFIVNNFTGSPKTAREKMWSVIDQLK from the coding sequence ATGAAGAAAATCTGCATTCTGCTTCTCTTTTTACCTTCTTACTTTCAATCAACAGCCCAAACGATCCGCCAAAAGGTTGATAATAGCTTGTCGGCTTTTATGAAAGATGAACAGTTGAAATATGCCTCAGTAGGAATTACAGTGTTGAATGCTAAAACCAGTGAAGTTGTCTATTCGCGGAACCCTGATATGGGTTTGGCTCCGGCATCTACACTGAAAACAATAACTTCTGTAACGGCATTAAGTTTATTGGGAGAAGATTTTCGTTATAAAACACAAATAGGCTATTCAGGCACAATAGATCATAACGGAACGTTAAATGGTGATTTAATTATTAAAGGTGGAGGAGATCCTACACTGGCTTCCTGGCGATATGAAGATACCAAAGAAGACGTAATCATAAGTATAATTGTTACAGCTGTTAAACAAGCAGGTATTAAACGGATAAATGGCCGCTTAGTAGCTGATGATAGCCTGTTTCCATCACAAACTTTGCCTGACGGTTGGATTTGGCAAGATATAGGTAACTATTATGGAGCAGGAGCATCCGGATTATCATGGCGTGAAAATCAATATGACCTTGTTTTAAAACCGGGAATATCTGTGGGAAGTGATGCTCAGTTAATAAGTTCAAAACCGAAAATGGATTATCTTAAGTTTAAAAATGAACTTAAAACGGGTTCCAAAGGTATCGGAGATGATGCTTATGTGTTTTTACCCCCATACTGTGATTTTGGATATTTAAGAGGAGAGATTGGCATTGATGAAAAAGGCTTAACAATTTCAGGTTCATTGCCAGATCCTGCTTATGAGTGTGCTTATAGAATTAAAGCAGCCCTTGAGCAAAATGCACTTGATTTTAAAATAGACATTACCACTGCCAGACGATTGAAAATTGAAGAGAAATCGGTTCCTGCAATTAGTAAGGTACTAACAGAAATTCAATCACCTTCTTTAGGTAAAATAATATACTGGTTCGATCGTAAAAGCGTAAACCTTTATGGTGAGCATCTTGTTAAAACGATTGCTATGATGCAAGGTAAAGAGGCGTCAACTACAAATGGTATTTCAGTTGAGCAAGATTTCTGGACTAAGCAGGGTATCGATAAAAATGCATTAAATATTGTAGACGGAAGCGGTTTATCTCCTGGTAACAGGATAACTACTTCGGTGATGACTAAGGTATTGCAATATGCTTATCGTCAACCTTGGTTTAATACATTCAATACTTCACTTCCAGATATAAATGGATTGAAAATGAAAGATGGCTATATTAATGGCGTTCGTTCCTATGCCGGGTATGTGAATTCAAAGGATGGAAACACCTATATTTTCTCTTTCATCGTAAATAATTTTACTGGTAGCCCTAAGACTGCCCGGGAGAAAATGTGGAGTGTTATCGACCAGCTAAAATAG
- a CDS encoding ComEA family DNA-binding protein: MHSKLGLFTLFWCLFAIPISLYAQQQEVNIVDTIIESVVAQHETEELDINDLANQLYYYKRHPLNLNTASNEELKSLYLLNDLQISAIKEHIQKFGALADVAELQVIDLIDKSTILQLKPFVSVMAVTGATSYKFSDLVHLSDNEFVVTAASILEDARGYKDHKYIGDKIRLYSRLSYSYTDKIKMTFQAHKDAGEAFFNTKLKGFDFYTGNLFIKDAGRLKQLVIGDYSLQFGQGVAMWTGYAMGKSAMTVNTARIGTGVGAFRSSNENAYLRGVAGKLAFNKNLSFTPFVSFRSLDATLHKSDSLSFVSALLTTGYHRTETELTNQKSLKELLYGGNLSAQLFRKLTIGLTGFHFQYDKPLIKTAHLYNQFEFTGKEQSALSFSYGLNLSRFYFYGEEAKLINGGTGTINGVLVAISPNSTLSFLYRNYQRSFSNPFSQAFGESGNNNNERGFYSGINIKLTPKIEWAGYADHFNFPWLKYRVDAPTNGYGLFSMICYVPNRKAKFELRFTKQEKDINQTQSESTITSVVTDTRKNYRFSFEYDISQGFSLGNKIDYVTFQESKNPLESGFAMSFNLALQNRTKRLGIESRYTLFDTDSYNSRLYAAEKDILYSYSSAMYQNAGTRFYVNLKAIPIKSLTFWLRYSVYSYRNVEQLGSGYDVIDGNKKSEVKAQMRYAF; the protein is encoded by the coding sequence ATGCATTCTAAATTAGGGTTGTTTACCTTGTTTTGGTGTTTATTTGCAATTCCAATCTCTTTATACGCTCAACAACAGGAAGTTAATATAGTTGATACTATCATAGAATCTGTGGTTGCTCAGCATGAAACAGAAGAATTAGATATAAATGACCTTGCCAATCAGCTTTATTATTATAAAAGGCATCCATTAAACCTAAATACAGCTTCAAATGAGGAGCTTAAATCACTTTATCTATTAAATGATTTGCAGATCAGTGCGATAAAGGAGCACATTCAAAAGTTTGGAGCGTTAGCAGATGTTGCCGAATTACAAGTTATTGATCTGATTGATAAATCAACCATTCTTCAGTTAAAACCATTTGTATCTGTTATGGCAGTAACAGGTGCCACCTCCTATAAATTCAGCGATTTAGTTCATTTGTCGGATAATGAATTTGTTGTTACGGCCGCAAGTATACTAGAGGATGCTCGAGGGTATAAAGATCACAAATATATAGGAGATAAAATCCGTTTGTATAGCCGTTTGTCCTATAGTTATACAGATAAAATCAAAATGACTTTTCAGGCACATAAGGATGCCGGAGAAGCATTTTTTAATACAAAATTAAAGGGGTTCGATTTCTATACAGGCAATTTGTTTATTAAAGATGCCGGGAGATTAAAGCAATTGGTTATAGGAGATTATAGTTTGCAATTTGGCCAGGGCGTAGCAATGTGGACGGGCTATGCAATGGGAAAAAGTGCAATGACTGTTAACACAGCTAGAATTGGAACAGGTGTTGGAGCTTTCAGATCTTCCAATGAAAATGCTTATTTAAGAGGAGTAGCTGGAAAATTAGCATTTAATAAGAATTTAAGTTTTACACCCTTCGTCTCATTTAGAAGTTTAGATGCAACTCTCCATAAGTCAGATTCTTTATCGTTCGTTTCAGCTTTATTGACTACAGGGTATCATCGAACGGAAACCGAATTAACTAATCAAAAATCGTTAAAGGAACTCCTTTACGGAGGAAATTTATCGGCTCAACTGTTCCGAAAACTAACAATTGGACTTACAGGTTTTCATTTTCAATATGATAAGCCGCTAATTAAGACTGCTCATTTATATAATCAGTTTGAATTTACGGGGAAAGAACAAAGTGCACTTTCATTTTCTTATGGACTGAACTTAAGTAGGTTCTATTTTTATGGAGAAGAAGCCAAATTGATTAATGGTGGCACAGGAACTATAAATGGCGTATTGGTGGCAATTAGCCCCAATTCAACTTTGAGTTTTCTCTATAGAAATTATCAACGAAGTTTTTCAAATCCATTTTCTCAAGCATTTGGAGAATCCGGAAACAATAACAATGAAAGAGGCTTTTATTCGGGTATTAATATTAAGCTAACTCCTAAGATTGAGTGGGCTGGCTATGCAGATCATTTCAATTTTCCCTGGCTTAAATACAGGGTTGATGCTCCAACAAATGGCTATGGACTATTTTCAATGATCTGTTATGTACCCAATAGAAAAGCAAAATTTGAATTAAGGTTTACTAAGCAAGAAAAGGATATTAATCAAACCCAAAGTGAATCAACAATAACTTCGGTTGTAACCGACACCAGAAAAAATTATCGATTTTCATTTGAGTACGATATCAGTCAGGGCTTTAGTTTGGGGAATAAAATTGATTATGTCACTTTCCAAGAATCGAAGAACCCATTGGAAAGTGGTTTTGCCATGTCATTTAATTTGGCCCTCCAAAACCGTACTAAGCGTTTAGGGATTGAATCAAGGTACACACTATTTGATACAGATTCCTATAACTCCAGGTTGTATGCTGCGGAAAAGGACATTTTATATTCTTATTCTTCGGCCATGTATCAAAATGCCGGAACTCGTTTTTATGTGAATTTAAAAGCTATTCCAATCAAGAGTTTAACCTTTTGGCTAAGGTATAGTGTCTACTCTTATAGAAATGTTGAACAATTGGGATCTGGCTATGATGTAATTGATGGGAATAAAAAATCGGAGGTTAAAGCACAAATGAGGTATGCATTTTAA
- a CDS encoding MerR family transcriptional regulator encodes MPYKDREITKLYYTIGEVAALFNVNTSLIRFWEKEFDILQPKKNKKGNRLFSPEDLENLRIIYHLVKEKGYTLQGAKDYLKGNKNVETDKQKVIESLTSLKSFLLKLGDELKE; translated from the coding sequence ATGCCATACAAAGACCGTGAAATAACCAAACTCTACTACACCATTGGCGAAGTCGCTGCTTTGTTCAATGTGAACACCTCTTTAATTCGATTTTGGGAAAAGGAATTCGATATTCTTCAACCAAAGAAAAATAAAAAAGGAAATCGCCTCTTTTCACCAGAAGATTTAGAAAATTTAAGAATCATTTATCATTTGGTGAAAGAAAAAGGCTACACCCTTCAGGGAGCCAAAGATTATTTAAAAGGAAACAAAAATGTTGAAACTGATAAACAAAAGGTTATCGAGTCATTAACAAGTTTGAAATCCTTTTTATTGAAACTTGGCGACGAGCTAAAGGAATAA
- a CDS encoding enoyl-CoA hydratase/isomerase family protein, giving the protein MELINYKVENRIAFITLSRAEKRNALNEEMVQQLKQAFYKAEKDKDVKIIVLEAEGDVFSAGADLAYLQQLQQNSAAENLADSHQLRELFAAIYFSQKITIAKVQGHAIAGGCGLITVCDFVFAAPEAQFGYTEVKIGFVPAIVALFLIRKIGEGKARDLLLSGRLITASEAKEFGLINYLVTKHQLAEEVRLFAEKLSNETSANSIAYTKDLIQKVQQMKSEEALVYAAETNAHIRSTEDFKKGVNSFLTKTKLKW; this is encoded by the coding sequence ATGGAACTGATCAATTATAAAGTCGAAAACAGAATTGCTTTTATTACGTTGAGCCGTGCTGAAAAACGCAATGCGTTAAATGAGGAAATGGTTCAGCAGTTAAAACAAGCATTTTATAAAGCAGAAAAAGATAAGGATGTAAAGATTATTGTTTTAGAAGCGGAAGGGGATGTGTTTAGTGCAGGTGCAGACCTAGCCTATCTTCAGCAACTTCAACAGAATTCTGCCGCTGAAAACCTTGCCGACAGTCACCAGTTGCGCGAACTGTTTGCAGCGATTTACTTTTCACAAAAAATAACCATTGCAAAGGTACAAGGACATGCCATTGCGGGAGGATGTGGCTTGATAACCGTGTGCGATTTTGTGTTTGCAGCTCCTGAAGCTCAGTTTGGTTACACCGAAGTTAAAATAGGTTTTGTTCCGGCTATAGTTGCCTTATTTTTGATCAGGAAAATTGGAGAAGGCAAAGCTCGCGATTTATTATTAAGTGGGCGGCTGATTACGGCTTCAGAAGCCAAAGAGTTTGGACTGATTAATTACTTAGTAACCAAACATCAGTTAGCTGAAGAGGTCAGACTTTTTGCCGAAAAACTGAGTAACGAAACATCAGCAAATTCTATTGCCTACACCAAAGATCTTATTCAGAAGGTTCAGCAAATGAAGTCAGAAGAAGCATTAGTTTATGCCGCAGAAACCAATGCTCATATTCGTTCAACCGAAGATTTTAAAAAAGGTGTTAATTCTTTCTTGACAAAAACTAAGCTAAAATGGTAA
- a CDS encoding endonuclease domain-containing protein, which produces MKRKIIPYDPKLKLLARRLRNDSTLAEVLLWNELKLRPYNYDFHRQKPLLCYIVDFYCHELNLAIEVDGFSHYHEHSLAHDVKREIELNEVGVKVLRFDDDEVLKDIENVVRTIEIWIEENVCNKMNK; this is translated from the coding sequence ATGAAAAGAAAAATTATTCCTTATGATCCTAAGTTGAAATTATTAGCCAGAAGGCTTAGAAACGACAGCACCTTGGCTGAAGTGTTATTGTGGAATGAACTCAAGTTAAGGCCATATAATTATGATTTTCATCGACAGAAACCTTTGCTGTGTTATATAGTAGATTTCTATTGTCATGAATTGAATCTGGCAATAGAAGTGGATGGATTTTCTCATTATCATGAGCATTCTTTAGCACATGATGTTAAAAGAGAAATAGAATTAAACGAAGTAGGGGTTAAAGTACTTCGGTTTGATGATGATGAGGTGCTAAAGGATATTGAAAATGTTGTGAGAACGATTGAAATATGGATTGAGGAAAATGTATGCAATAAAATGAATAAATAA
- a CDS encoding DUF1801 domain-containing protein, which yields MQSNAKTPQEYIESLPEDRKTALSKLRAAIHQNLPAGFEEAMSYGMLGYIVPHSLYPAGYHCAPELPLPFMSIASQKNFVAIYHMGMYMDNELLDWFTSEYTKHSTLKLDMGKSCVRFKKMDQIPFELIGELASKMTTDQWIELYEKKLMR from the coding sequence ATGCAATCAAACGCTAAAACTCCACAAGAATATATCGAATCCCTACCGGAAGATCGTAAAACAGCACTTTCAAAATTAAGAGCTGCTATTCATCAAAATCTTCCGGCAGGTTTTGAAGAAGCCATGTCCTATGGCATGCTTGGCTATATAGTTCCACATTCGCTATATCCAGCCGGGTATCATTGTGCACCAGAACTGCCGCTTCCCTTTATGAGTATTGCCTCACAAAAAAACTTTGTGGCCATTTATCATATGGGAATGTATATGGATAATGAATTATTAGACTGGTTTACAAGCGAATATACTAAACATAGTACACTCAAACTGGATATGGGCAAAAGCTGTGTCCGTTTCAAAAAAATGGATCAAATTCCATTTGAATTGATCGGTGAGCTAGCATCAAAAATGACAACTGATCAATGGATCGAACTTTATGAAAAGAAACTGATGCGTTGA
- the bioA gene encoding adenosylmethionine--8-amino-7-oxononanoate transaminase: MNLVKRDLKAIWHPYTQMKTASAPIPIVRGEGLYLIDEHGNRYMDVVASWWVNIHGHSHSYIAQKVSEQLHTLEHVIFAGFTHPTAVELAERLLAIIPDNQQKIFYSDNGSTAVEVALKMAFQYWHNSGISKKKVLAFNNSYHGDTFGAMSVSARSAFTNAFESLLFDVEYIDLPTPENLSNLKSHISNLSDHISSFIFEPLVQGAGGMIMYEAAPLDELIRFCKEQNILVIADEVMTGFGRTGKLFACNYLTEQPDMICFSKGLTGGTMPLGITSCSQAIYDRFLSDDKLKTLFHGHSFTANPVACAASLASLDLLLKEETMKQIEMICEKHSVFKNKIVGHAKLFDIRQQGTILAMEWNYGENTSYFNEVRDKLYNFFLENKIIMRPMGNVLYLLPPYCITTAELDFVYGKIEEALEKF, encoded by the coding sequence ATGAATTTAGTTAAACGTGACCTTAAAGCCATATGGCACCCATATACTCAAATGAAAACCGCCTCTGCCCCTATTCCAATTGTAAGAGGCGAAGGATTATATTTAATTGATGAGCATGGAAATCGTTACATGGATGTGGTGGCTTCATGGTGGGTAAATATCCACGGACACTCACACTCTTATATCGCTCAAAAGGTTTCTGAGCAATTACATACCTTAGAACATGTGATTTTTGCTGGATTTACACACCCTACGGCTGTTGAATTAGCTGAACGTTTATTGGCGATAATTCCTGATAATCAGCAAAAAATATTCTATTCAGATAATGGTTCAACCGCTGTTGAAGTGGCATTAAAAATGGCCTTTCAATACTGGCATAATTCGGGAATTTCTAAAAAGAAAGTACTTGCTTTTAACAACTCCTATCACGGCGATACATTCGGTGCTATGTCGGTAAGTGCCCGAAGCGCTTTTACCAATGCGTTTGAAAGTCTTTTATTTGATGTAGAATACATTGATCTTCCTACTCCGGAAAATCTCTCCAATCTAAAATCCCATATCTCAAATCTAAGTGATCATATCTCCTCTTTCATTTTTGAACCTTTAGTACAAGGTGCAGGCGGCATGATCATGTATGAGGCGGCTCCTTTAGATGAATTAATTCGTTTTTGTAAAGAGCAGAATATTCTTGTAATTGCCGATGAAGTAATGACCGGCTTTGGTCGTACTGGTAAGCTGTTTGCCTGCAATTATTTGACCGAACAGCCTGATATGATATGTTTTTCAAAAGGGTTAACTGGCGGAACTATGCCTTTAGGAATTACTTCGTGTTCGCAAGCTATTTATGACCGTTTCTTATCGGATGATAAATTAAAAACACTTTTCCACGGACATTCCTTTACAGCTAATCCTGTTGCCTGTGCAGCTTCTTTAGCAAGTTTGGATCTTCTTTTAAAAGAAGAAACTATGAAACAAATTGAAATGATCTGCGAAAAGCATTCGGTGTTCAAAAACAAGATAGTTGGGCATGCTAAATTATTTGACATACGCCAACAAGGAACCATTTTGGCGATGGAGTGGAATTACGGTGAAAACACTTCCTATTTCAATGAAGTAAGGGACAAGCTGTACAACTTTTTTCTTGAAAACAAGATCATTATGCGCCCAATGGGCAATGTTCTTTACCTATTACCTCCCTACTGCATTACAACTGCTGAACTTGATTTTGTGTACGGCAAGATTGAAGAGGCATTAGAAAAATTTTAA
- a CDS encoding M23 family metallopeptidase: MAKKVKYFYNSHTLKYEKVELSVKKKVLRVLGYLATVTVFSVVAVTIAYNVIDSPKEKKLKRDISQLNMQYDILKKRIKQMDMVVSDLQERDNNIYRTVFESEPITSDEWQTTFAGINRYKALESANFGALMIETTRKLDELAKKMYIQSKSYDYLAKEVKNKDKLLASVPAIQPVSNKDLTRMASGYGYRIHPIYKTRKFHAGMDFTSPTGTPIYATGDGVVITAGQERGYGNEVKINHGYGYQTLYGHMSKIAVRVGNRVKRGEVIGYVGSTGASTGPHCHYEVHKNGQPVNPINFYFNDLSPAEYEKMLELSSRNNQSFD; this comes from the coding sequence ATGGCGAAAAAGGTAAAGTATTTCTATAACTCGCATACATTAAAGTACGAAAAAGTAGAACTAAGCGTTAAGAAAAAAGTTCTTAGAGTACTTGGGTATTTAGCAACAGTAACTGTTTTTTCTGTAGTTGCCGTAACTATTGCCTATAATGTAATTGATTCACCGAAAGAGAAGAAACTTAAGCGAGACATTTCACAGCTTAATATGCAGTATGATATCCTAAAAAAAAGGATAAAACAAATGGATATGGTGGTAAGTGATCTGCAAGAGCGTGATAATAATATTTACCGTACCGTTTTTGAATCGGAGCCAATTACATCGGATGAGTGGCAAACTACATTTGCCGGCATTAATAGATATAAAGCACTCGAGTCGGCAAATTTTGGCGCCTTGATGATAGAAACTACCCGTAAACTAGATGAATTGGCTAAAAAAATGTACATTCAATCCAAGTCTTACGATTACCTTGCTAAAGAGGTTAAAAATAAAGATAAATTACTGGCATCAGTGCCAGCCATACAACCAGTGTCTAACAAAGATTTAACAAGAATGGCATCGGGTTATGGATACAGAATTCATCCTATTTATAAAACCCGTAAATTTCATGCGGGAATGGATTTTACTTCACCTACCGGAACACCTATTTATGCAACCGGCGATGGTGTAGTAATAACTGCAGGACAGGAACGTGGATATGGAAATGAAGTGAAAATAAATCATGGCTATGGCTATCAAACGCTTTACGGCCATATGAGTAAGATAGCGGTGAGGGTTGGAAACAGGGTTAAAAGGGGCGAGGTGATTGGTTATGTAGGTAGTACAGGGGCATCAACAGGTCCGCACTGCCATTACGAGGTTCATAAAAACGGACAACCTGTAAACCCGATTAATTTTTACTTTAATGATTTGAGTCCGGCAGAGTACGAAAAAATGCTTGAATTATCATCACGAAATAACCAATCCTTCGATTAA